The Populus alba chromosome 13, ASM523922v2, whole genome shotgun sequence genome contains the following window.
TAATGATGCTTGTTCTCTTTATTCTCATGCATGAGTTATATACAAACCCATTTTGTGACTTCAATACCGAAATTAAAGGACCTACAAAGCCTAATGCTTATCCATGCAACAAACTAACAGAAAGCTAATTAACTCTCCTAACAAAGCCTAATGCTTATCCACTAACAGAAGCTAATCATCAAGCATACAAGAAATCTTAGCCTTCCCCACGTTAGAAAGCTAATCCTGATAATTGGGGTTTTGTTTCCTTGATCTCCACGGCACCATCTTCTTATCACATGtccaataaaagaaagagagcttGTCTCCAACATCTTGACCCATTATTTTGCGTAAGACTACAACAATGCAGTCAAATCACcaagaaaatcaaaggaaaGTGCTAGGTTTATTTGAGGCAAATGTAAtctaacataaaaagaaaaggtcataATATTCCCATTCCCATATTCAATACCAAATTAGCTGTTTTTGTGCActagaaacacaaaaacagagCAGACAAGCCTTCATAAAATAAGCGGTGATTGATGAACAGTGCAGAAACGTTATACCTGCCAGATTcgataaatttcatcatttccaTCAGACGTTCCATCTTCTAGTTTATGGCAGTGATCCTCCCTGACCCTGAGCATCAGCCGCTGCATTTAATGAAAACTCATCAATAAATttctacattgtttttttttcctttcaaataggCATTGGATTTCATTAGAAGAGCAATGAAAGTCcccccctaaaaaaaatatttaattgcttTTTCAGGGGTTTATCTTTCTTTTGAACTCTTCAATATCAGGCTCAAAAGTTTGAAGAGGAAAACTCACAGTGCGATAATGAAAGCAAGAATTATCAGCAACATGTAATCCAGCCCAGTTTCTGGATTTCTTCAACTCATGCAGCACCTGCAGGCAAAGTGGATTcgtatataattcaaaaaaaccaCATACAGcaactaaaaatttatagtttACAAATCTAACAAAAACAACTAAGCAGGAAACCATTCAAAACCAGGAAAAAGAGCCAATATAGCTTACTCTAGTGATAATCTAAGCTATGAAGGCTAGATTACAGTATTACAATGCACATTTAAGGGGGCAAGGTTGGCCCGAAAATGTTTTGCTACAGCTACATTCTAAAGCATTGATACAAAGCAAACACTTAATGACCTGTTCTGTTGTCATGTATGAAACTAACCAGCAACGGTGATTCCATGCATGATAATTCATTTTTGATCTCTGCAAAACAAGTGGGCAGGAAATCATATTAAGACCACACCTCACTGGTGCATTCCTCATCACATAGTTTATGGGATGTCTCATCAACTGTTATGTGCCAAAAATCATTAGTTTGACCGCAATTTTATAGGAAGCCCAATCAAGAACCGTTAAAAGAAGATTATTTCTGATGTCTCTGGGAAGGGTTAGAAGAAACAAACTAAAATGCAACTGAAAAGAATATAATAGTTTCGACTATTAAATATCATATAAACCTTCATCTATTAATAATATCAACATCCAGAACTGAATTTAAACCTCAGCTATTTTCTCCACTAGCTCAGATTCTTTCCCTACAATATCTTGCATAGTTGAACATTTTCCAGCAATCATCTTGATCACCCATCGCCTGCCAATTTATTTATACATCCATAAGTGTTGGGTTTTATGCTTGAAAAGAATTATGCCTAAATACCCGTTACGGTGAAACAGTTATAACTGTTGAATTACATATAGAGCTTggtggaaaataaaaaacacaaaataaatggtatcatcatattaaaaacaaaaaagaatagcTTATATATGTTACCTGTGGCACCATGCCTTTTCACTTTTGGGAGAGTATGAAAGGACTAGGGCCGACAAGAAAAGTTCATccaaaaatatcaacatatgcTGCTTCTTTGACACAATTAACTTCCTGCATGACAAATACGAGGAACAAATATCATGGTCATGGGTTCATGGTAAGGATAAGCAAgactgaaaataattaaatgaatggAGAAACAGATGCGCACAAACATATCGATATAAACTTGAGCAGAAATCTGGAAATACCTGAAATTCCAAGCAGTCCCAAAGTCACAGCTTAACAATAAAAGCGCCTTGCTGTGCTTCATGACCTCACTTTCAAGATTACCCTCATCCCAAGATGCATCAGATAGATTCTCATGCCTCTTATATTGGCTAATTGCATGCAAAAACACATCTTTGACCGCCTTATACAAAGGAAGGAGAACATCTGTCGAAATTGCGAGCTTATGATCCCTGCTCCAAAAATTTGCATCTTCATGTTCCAAGGAGCTGCTCGCTTCTTTATTTAATGTGACAAATTGGGATGGGTGAATAAATCCTACTTCATCACTATATTCAAGAATATCAACAATGTAAAAATGCATATTCATAGTGTGAAAAGGCACGAAATAGTCAAACATTTATGGACATGTGTTTGTAAAATTCTTACATTAGAGGATCAGACTCCAGAATGAGTTCAAATTCATTCAAAAGACTCAAACTATTTCCTTTCAAAATCATAGATTCTTCTCTCATCTCTGCTGAGTTGACAGGAAACTGCCATAAAGTAGCAGAATGGCAATTACAAATTGATGGGTATATTGATATACATTTTGTGAACTGAAGTCACTAGGTCACAGGTACAACaaggaaattaaaagaaaaatcaaagcgaGAAAATTGAAGACAACTgtttcaaaaatagagaaaaaaaatttttttttgtcaaacgCCCAATAACAGTAAAACAGCTTCAtgttcaagaagaaaaaaagacttCTCTATTTATA
Protein-coding sequences here:
- the LOC118036490 gene encoding uncharacterized protein isoform X2, which gives rise to MREESMILKGNSLSLLNEFELILESDPLIDEVGFIHPSQFVTLNKEASSSLEHEDANFWSRDHKLAISTDVLLPLYKAVKDVFLHAISQYKRHENLSDASWDEGNLESEVMKHSKALLLLSCDFGTAWNFRKLIVSKKQHMLIFLDELFLSALVLSYSPKSEKAWCHRRWVIKMIAGKCSTMQDIVGKESELVEKIAERSKMNYHAWNHRCWLVSYMTTEQVLHELKKSRNWAGLHVADNSCFHYRTRLMLRVREDHCHKLEDGTSDGNDEIYRIWQALWLHRRFLSLSWIRHFITNLGDTSNYHVCKSSINADIGIFMDNELHLANSCSTIPDNEFEDFQAQAIYSATYILWLTKQISDSQGIELQEKPNLGSLKTMLNMACPERSFLWDISTRITGKCDEGLKENRSQLR
- the LOC118036490 gene encoding uncharacterized protein isoform X4 — protein: MREESMILKGNSLSLLNEFELILESDPLIDEVGFIHPSQFVTLNKEASSSLEHEDANFWSRDHKLAISTDVLLPLYKAVKDVFLHAISQYKRHENLSDASWDEGNLESEVMKHSKALLLLSCDFGTAWNFRKLIVSKKQHMLIFLDELFLSALVLSYSPKSEKAWCHRRWVIKMIAGKCSTMQDIVGKESELVEKIAERSKMNYHAWNHRCWLVSYMTTEQVLHELKKSRNWAGLHVADNSCFHYRTRLMLRVREDHCHKLEDGTSDGNDEIYRIWQEELDWNEALIKCYVGREVHLTKRCPTGFVASSSFPLLVLDKAFHN
- the LOC118036490 gene encoding uncharacterized protein isoform X3, with translation MREESMILKGNSLSLLNEFELILESDPLIDEVGFIHPSQFVTLNKEASSSLEHEDANFWSRDHKLAISTDVLLPLYKAVKDVFLHAISQYKRHENLSDASWDEGNLESEVMKHSKALLLLSCDFGTAWNFRKLIVSKKQHMLIFLDELFLSALVLSYSPKSEKAWCHRRWVIKMIAGKCSTMQDIVGKESELVEKIAEVLHELKKSRNWAGLHVADNSCFHYRTRLMLRVREDHCHKLEDGTSDGNDEIYRIWQEELDWNEALIKCYVGREALWLHRRFLSLSWIRHFITNLGDTSNYHVCKSSINADIGIFMDNELHLANSCSTIPDNEFEDFQAQAIYSATYILWLTKQISDSQGIELQEKPNLGSLKTMLNMACPERSFLWDISTRITGKCDEGLKENRSQLR
- the LOC118036490 gene encoding uncharacterized protein isoform X1, whose translation is MREESMILKGNSLSLLNEFELILESDPLIDEVGFIHPSQFVTLNKEASSSLEHEDANFWSRDHKLAISTDVLLPLYKAVKDVFLHAISQYKRHENLSDASWDEGNLESEVMKHSKALLLLSCDFGTAWNFRKLIVSKKQHMLIFLDELFLSALVLSYSPKSEKAWCHRRWVIKMIAGKCSTMQDIVGKESELVEKIAERSKMNYHAWNHRCWLVSYMTTEQVLHELKKSRNWAGLHVADNSCFHYRTRLMLRVREDHCHKLEDGTSDGNDEIYRIWQEELDWNEALIKCYVGREALWLHRRFLSLSWIRHFITNLGDTSNYHVCKSSINADIGIFMDNELHLANSCSTIPDNEFEDFQAQAIYSATYILWLTKQISDSQGIELQEKPNLGSLKTMLNMACPERSFLWDISTRITGKCDEGLKENRSQLR
- the LOC118036490 gene encoding uncharacterized protein isoform X5, with product MKHSKALLLLSCDFGTAWNFRKLIVSKKQHMLIFLDELFLSALVLSYSPKSEKAWCHRRWVIKMIAGKCSTMQDIVGKESELVEKIAERSKMNYHAWNHRCWLVSYMTTEQVLHELKKSRNWAGLHVADNSCFHYRTRLMLRVREDHCHKLEDGTSDGNDEIYRIWQEELDWNEALIKCYVGREALWLHRRFLSLSWIRHFITNLGDTSNYHVCKSSINADIGIFMDNELHLANSCSTIPDNEFEDFQAQAIYSATYILWLTKQISDSQGIELQEKPNLGSLKTMLNMACPERSFLWDISTRITGKCDEGLKENRSQLR